A single Natrinema pellirubrum DSM 15624 DNA region contains:
- a CDS encoding sodium:calcium antiporter, translated as MVVPSSPVALVALFLVGVVLVIWCVEVFIEAVARSAVSLGLSGFFLAVVLAGIDLENAVLGVTAAFVALPDLALGTVFGESLFVLAVAVGLAGLLVPFRTAVPRAYLLMLVLVPLPAFALSLDGRLTPLEGAGLLVLFVPLLGYIFRRERRTETTFLLSAEVQDAVPLEGGAEPRPETPDGGDLTASESDGQTADDGWDLDLDEFVPAFEDRSGLFNLGVAALAVAGMTIGSGITVVSAEAIFVALGISGLAFGATVLSFIASLEELALTVEPVRRNRPELAVGNVIGSTVFYVTANVGIVAAVHPIETGGDVLTIHWPFLGVCLLVATAMLARGRVGRVGGLLLCGLYAAYWVANYL; from the coding sequence ATGGTCGTCCCCAGTTCGCCGGTCGCGCTCGTGGCCCTCTTTCTGGTCGGCGTCGTCCTCGTGATCTGGTGTGTCGAGGTCTTCATCGAGGCCGTCGCCAGAAGCGCCGTCTCGCTGGGGCTCTCCGGCTTTTTCCTCGCGGTCGTGTTGGCCGGCATCGACCTCGAGAACGCCGTCCTCGGCGTGACCGCGGCGTTCGTCGCCCTCCCCGACCTCGCGCTCGGGACCGTGTTCGGGGAGTCGCTGTTCGTCCTCGCCGTCGCGGTCGGCCTCGCCGGCCTCCTCGTACCCTTTCGAACGGCCGTCCCCCGGGCGTATCTGCTCATGCTCGTGCTGGTGCCGCTTCCCGCGTTCGCGCTGTCGCTCGACGGCCGGCTCACCCCCCTCGAGGGCGCGGGGCTGCTCGTGTTGTTCGTCCCGTTGCTCGGCTACATCTTCCGGCGCGAGCGCCGGACCGAGACGACGTTTCTGCTCTCGGCGGAGGTCCAGGATGCCGTCCCGCTCGAGGGCGGCGCGGAACCGAGACCGGAAACGCCCGATGGCGGAGATCTGACGGCCTCCGAATCCGACGGGCAGACGGCGGACGACGGCTGGGATCTCGACCTCGACGAGTTCGTCCCCGCCTTCGAGGACCGGAGCGGGCTCTTCAACCTTGGCGTCGCCGCTCTCGCGGTCGCGGGGATGACGATCGGCTCCGGGATCACGGTCGTCAGCGCCGAGGCGATCTTCGTCGCGCTCGGTATCTCGGGATTGGCCTTCGGGGCGACGGTGTTGAGCTTCATCGCCTCGCTCGAGGAACTCGCGCTCACCGTCGAACCTGTCCGGCGCAACCGGCCGGAACTGGCGGTCGGCAACGTGATCGGCAGCACGGTCTTCTACGTCACCGCCAACGTCGGCATCGTCGCCGCGGTGCATCCGATCGAAACCGGCGGGGACGTGCTGACGATCCACTGGCCGTTTCTGGGCGTCTGTCTGCTCGTCGCGACCGCCATGCTCGCCCGCGGACGCGTCGGCCGCGTCGGCGGCCTCCTGCTGTGTGGACTCTACGCCGCGTACTGGGTCGCGAACTACCTCTGA
- a CDS encoding sodium:calcium antiporter, translated as MIEAALEGVVDSQGTWFAYLVLIVGAIALTYSVEKLISYLTRAAMGLGVSIFALAIVFTGIEFDDTVVALVFGAGDLEGVALGTALGTALAITGITLAAAAIYKPFPVEVPRDYLLLFAIAPLLLVPFVAVDRLGFVHGLVLVAVFVGLFGYIVARELQRDVPVFRDSEIAERLEADGGVPLDDLAIGDVDSRTVLEEIPEDRYVAERRYEGLFWLGLAVVSLVGVIAGAMLLEAGSEAIVESWGIEETVFGATVLTLVLTVENLLLTIEPVRRGIPEIGIGHVIGSVVFSVTANVGVITFVADVTIPRAVLYFHLPAVVVLTAVAAVFVSSGRLRRRHGLVLLGLYAAYWLVSLLVFGGVPIPEAL; from the coding sequence ATGATCGAGGCGGCCCTCGAGGGCGTGGTCGACTCCCAGGGAACGTGGTTCGCGTACCTCGTTCTCATCGTCGGGGCGATCGCCCTGACCTACAGCGTCGAGAAACTCATCAGCTACCTCACGCGGGCGGCGATGGGGCTTGGCGTCTCGATCTTCGCGCTGGCGATCGTCTTCACCGGCATCGAGTTCGACGACACGGTCGTCGCGCTGGTGTTCGGGGCCGGCGACTTAGAGGGAGTGGCGCTTGGCACCGCGCTCGGAACCGCGCTGGCGATCACCGGTATCACGCTGGCCGCCGCGGCGATCTACAAGCCGTTTCCCGTCGAGGTCCCACGGGACTACCTGCTGTTGTTCGCGATTGCGCCGCTCTTGCTGGTCCCGTTCGTCGCCGTCGATCGGCTCGGGTTCGTCCACGGGCTCGTCCTCGTCGCGGTCTTCGTCGGTCTCTTCGGGTATATCGTCGCCCGAGAACTCCAGCGCGACGTGCCGGTGTTCAGGGACTCCGAGATCGCCGAGCGACTCGAGGCCGACGGCGGCGTCCCGCTCGACGACCTCGCCATCGGAGATGTCGACAGCCGAACGGTCTTGGAGGAGATCCCCGAGGATCGGTACGTCGCCGAGCGACGCTACGAGGGGCTGTTCTGGCTCGGGCTCGCGGTCGTCTCGCTGGTCGGCGTGATCGCCGGCGCGATGCTGCTCGAGGCCGGCTCCGAGGCGATCGTCGAGTCGTGGGGGATCGAGGAGACCGTCTTCGGGGCGACGGTGTTGACGCTCGTGTTGACGGTCGAGAACCTGCTGTTGACGATCGAGCCGGTCCGGCGTGGCATCCCGGAGATCGGGATCGGCCACGTCATCGGCAGCGTCGTCTTCTCGGTGACGGCCAACGTCGGCGTCATCACGTTCGTCGCCGACGTGACGATCCCGCGAGCGGTCCTTTACTTTCATCTGCCCGCCGTCGTCGTCCTCACCGCCGTCGCCGCCGTCTTCGTCTCGAGCGGACGGCTCCGACGGCGACACGGGCTCGTCTTGCTGGGCCTCTACGCCGCCTACTGGCTCGTCTCGCTGCTGGTCTTCGGCGGCGTACCGATCCCAGAGGCGCTCTGA
- a CDS encoding ArsR/SmtB family transcription factor — MDLLEALGNGTRLAILRQLSREPMYVSELAEATGMDGTTAVHHLSTLEEAGLVTHYRRGNRKYYELVQRVELRIAPPPERTFVLQADEADEHDTAADD, encoded by the coding sequence ATGGATCTTCTCGAGGCGCTCGGTAACGGCACTCGCCTGGCGATCCTCAGGCAGCTCTCGCGGGAACCGATGTACGTCTCGGAACTCGCGGAGGCGACCGGTATGGACGGCACGACCGCCGTCCATCACCTCTCGACGCTGGAGGAGGCCGGACTGGTGACCCACTACAGACGCGGCAACAGGAAGTACTACGAACTCGTCCAACGGGTCGAGTTACGGATCGCGCCGCCACCCGAGCGGACCTTCGTCCTGCAAGCCGACGAGGCCGACGAACACGACACCGCGGCGGACGACTGA
- a CDS encoding amphi-Trp domain-containing protein, with translation MSDRVDFPDDRTGDRRTITSGFFEQEVYLSSEETAAFLHELAEQLEAGSSFTISASEWEIPFEYDDPIEVEIEFGDQHDRELEVELEFTAPAGGEDLSVR, from the coding sequence ATGAGTGACCGCGTCGACTTCCCCGACGATCGGACCGGCGACCGGCGGACGATCACCAGCGGCTTCTTCGAACAGGAGGTCTACCTCTCCAGCGAGGAGACCGCGGCGTTCCTCCACGAACTGGCCGAGCAACTCGAGGCCGGCTCCTCGTTTACGATCTCCGCCTCGGAGTGGGAGATCCCCTTCGAGTACGACGACCCGATCGAGGTCGAGATCGAGTTCGGCGACCAGCACGACCGGGAACTCGAGGTCGAACTCGAGTTCACTGCCCCAGCGGGCGGCGAGGACCTCTCCGTCCGGTAG
- a CDS encoding ABC transporter substrate-binding protein, with translation MDVRTFPVLTDEDEPVVDRLSLGTGERQARVLAYLLCRRADPDLSDAASRTATHIGAGLSKHATTDALTELAAAGLIAETTATTGSPGRPPKAWHAVAPKAETVRRVDARHADRLLEQGERYAGLEPAGAESADDERNGGDTDGPASESAERSDAERVTVALNWRPNGLHLPLLAARDTDGGVSLAFESADGSRAAALAVASGECAVGVAGAATVLRARSLGHPVVPIAVCFQRSPVVLYTTRSAFGEPLEAVGQLRGRRVGMPNGTETGLLGRLLLEQAGIRDAVELVAVDGEEGAALQSGAVDAVTGMAPDPVRLEAAGRTVDSLAVSAAYPAYGPALIAAEGRLRRDRDRFAAFLETVLAGWADAVCEPESVARTAASETDESAHRLARTFQRATDRFADSEGVRRNGWGWHSPDAWRNLRDALAQGGLLEGE, from the coding sequence ATGGACGTCCGGACGTTCCCGGTCCTGACCGACGAGGACGAGCCGGTAGTCGACCGGCTGTCCCTCGGGACGGGCGAACGGCAGGCACGGGTGCTGGCGTACCTGTTGTGTCGGCGGGCGGATCCGGACCTGTCGGACGCGGCGAGCCGGACGGCTACCCACATCGGGGCCGGACTGAGCAAGCACGCGACCACGGACGCGCTGACCGAACTGGCTGCCGCGGGGCTGATCGCCGAGACGACGGCGACGACCGGGTCCCCCGGCCGACCGCCGAAAGCGTGGCACGCGGTCGCCCCCAAGGCCGAGACGGTCCGGCGGGTCGACGCCCGCCACGCCGACCGCCTGCTCGAGCAGGGCGAGCGATACGCCGGCCTCGAACCAGCGGGGGCCGAATCCGCCGACGACGAACGGAACGGGGGCGATACCGACGGGCCGGCGTCCGAATCGGCCGAGCGATCGGACGCGGAGCGGGTCACCGTCGCGCTCAACTGGCGGCCGAACGGCCTGCACCTGCCGCTGCTGGCCGCGCGAGACACCGACGGCGGCGTGTCGCTCGCGTTCGAGTCCGCCGACGGCTCGCGGGCGGCCGCGCTGGCCGTCGCGTCCGGAGAGTGTGCCGTCGGCGTCGCCGGCGCGGCGACGGTTCTCCGGGCGCGCTCGCTCGGCCACCCCGTCGTTCCGATCGCGGTCTGTTTCCAGCGGTCACCGGTCGTCCTCTACACCACGCGGTCCGCGTTCGGCGAGCCCCTCGAGGCCGTCGGACAGCTCCGCGGGCGTCGGGTTGGGATGCCGAACGGGACCGAAACCGGCCTGTTAGGGCGGCTCCTCCTCGAGCAGGCCGGCATCCGGGACGCGGTCGAACTCGTCGCCGTCGACGGCGAGGAGGGGGCGGCGCTGCAGTCGGGCGCTGTCGACGCCGTGACTGGAATGGCACCCGATCCGGTCCGGCTCGAGGCGGCGGGCAGAACCGTCGACTCCCTCGCCGTGTCGGCGGCCTACCCGGCGTACGGACCGGCACTGATCGCGGCGGAAGGCCGGCTCCGTCGGGATCGGGACCGTTTCGCGGCGTTCCTCGAGACGGTACTGGCGGGCTGGGCGGACGCCGTGTGCGAGCCCGAGTCGGTCGCTCGGACGGCCGCGAGCGAGACCGACGAGTCGGCCCACCGCCTCGCGCGGACCTTCCAGCGGGCGACCGATCGCTTCGCCGATAGCGAGGGTGTTCGACGCAACGGCTGGGGCTGGCACTCGCCCGACGCGTGGCGAAACCTCCGGGACGCACTGGCACAGGGTGGCCTTCTTGAGGGCGAGTGA
- a CDS encoding HalOD1 output domain-containing protein, whose amino-acid sequence MDQTHHIAADADAVHERIVAGIAALEGADPTALPPLFDAVDPDALAALFATTESGNRRAGHVGFTYAGHEVRVEFDERGDPVVTID is encoded by the coding sequence ATGGATCAGACCCACCATATAGCGGCAGATGCTGATGCGGTACACGAACGGATCGTCGCCGGTATCGCGGCGCTCGAGGGAGCCGACCCGACGGCGTTACCGCCGCTTTTCGACGCAGTCGACCCCGACGCGCTCGCGGCGCTTTTCGCGACCACCGAATCGGGCAATCGCCGGGCCGGTCACGTCGGCTTCACGTACGCGGGCCACGAGGTCCGTGTCGAGTTCGACGAACGCGGTGACCCCGTCGTGACGATCGATTGA
- a CDS encoding MOSC domain-containing protein — MTRLDRLTVYPVKGLDGIDLEATDVLTGGTLAHDREFALFDADGEVINGKRTDRVHDLETDFEPATAMLSVTAPDGERRQFDLETDREAAADWFGDFFDAELSLERDESLGFVDRREMGPSVISTATLETVASWFDGMTVDGARWRLRANVEIGGVGPFWEDRFVGEDAPAFEIGDVRFEGVTPCGRCVVPQRDPDTGEPTDEFRRRFVQRREETFPDWADRDAFDHYYTLMIITRVPERDRGRALAVGDPVETRRQ; from the coding sequence ATGACACGACTCGACCGGCTCACCGTGTATCCGGTGAAGGGACTGGACGGCATCGACCTCGAGGCGACCGATGTCCTCACTGGTGGCACGCTCGCTCACGACAGGGAGTTCGCCCTGTTCGACGCCGACGGTGAGGTCATAAACGGCAAGCGGACCGACCGGGTCCACGACCTCGAGACCGATTTCGAGCCGGCGACGGCGATGCTTTCGGTCACGGCACCGGACGGCGAGCGCCGGCAGTTCGACCTCGAGACGGACCGCGAGGCCGCCGCGGACTGGTTCGGTGACTTCTTCGACGCGGAGCTGTCGCTCGAGCGCGACGAATCGCTGGGGTTCGTCGACCGCCGCGAGATGGGGCCATCGGTCATCAGCACGGCGACGCTCGAGACCGTCGCCTCGTGGTTCGACGGGATGACCGTCGACGGCGCACGGTGGCGGCTCAGGGCCAACGTCGAGATCGGCGGCGTCGGCCCCTTCTGGGAGGATCGCTTCGTCGGCGAGGACGCCCCGGCGTTCGAGATCGGCGACGTCCGCTTCGAGGGAGTCACGCCCTGTGGCCGCTGTGTCGTCCCCCAGCGTGATCCCGACACCGGCGAGCCGACCGACGAGTTCCGACGGCGGTTCGTCCAACGGCGCGAGGAAACGTTCCCCGACTGGGCCGACCGGGACGCGTTCGATCACTACTACACGCTGATGATCATCACGCGCGTTCCCGAGCGCGACCGCGGCCGCGCTCTGGCGGTCGGTGATCCGGTCGAAACCCGCCGTCAGTGA
- a CDS encoding helix-turn-helix transcriptional regulator produces MSERTEAAIDTLEFVTRSPSRVRILERLDAEGSVSRDALSAEVDVVRTTLSRSLSALVDRGLIRERGQRYEITAAGALVADGVTAALERTDAAIRLRPVLERLDEEWLGVDPDRLTDATVVEATMANPYAPVTHHATTLAEADRVRAVLPAAGADPLEASTEAIENGAKFEMLLAEPVVESVRTDPTLAAAFESIVDQPSVSVSVVDRDVPVYLGVVDRAVQIGVHDDTGLPTALLESTDDRLREWAIARFDALKQGARPFDPDP; encoded by the coding sequence ATGTCCGAGCGGACGGAGGCGGCGATCGATACCCTCGAGTTCGTGACCCGGTCGCCGAGCAGAGTCCGAATCCTCGAGCGACTCGACGCCGAGGGGTCGGTCTCGCGGGACGCGCTGTCGGCCGAGGTCGACGTCGTGCGGACGACGCTGAGTCGGAGCCTGTCCGCGCTGGTCGACCGGGGGTTGATCCGCGAACGGGGGCAACGCTACGAGATCACGGCGGCCGGAGCGCTGGTCGCCGACGGGGTGACCGCGGCGCTGGAACGGACCGACGCGGCGATCCGCCTGCGGCCGGTCCTCGAGCGACTCGACGAGGAGTGGCTCGGTGTCGATCCCGACAGGCTGACGGACGCGACGGTGGTCGAGGCCACGATGGCGAACCCGTACGCGCCGGTTACCCACCACGCGACGACGCTGGCCGAGGCCGATCGCGTGCGGGCGGTGTTGCCGGCGGCCGGCGCCGACCCGCTCGAGGCCTCGACGGAGGCGATCGAGAACGGCGCGAAGTTCGAGATGCTACTTGCGGAACCGGTCGTGGAGAGCGTCCGGACGGACCCGACACTCGCCGCCGCGTTCGAGTCGATCGTCGACCAGCCGTCCGTCTCCGTGTCCGTCGTCGATCGGGACGTTCCCGTCTATCTGGGCGTCGTCGACCGGGCCGTCCAGATCGGCGTCCACGACGACACCGGCCTGCCAACGGCGCTGCTCGAGTCGACGGACGACCGCCTCAGGGAGTGGGCGATAGCGCGGTTCGATGCCCTCAAGCAGGGGGCGCGGCCGTTCGACCCGGACCCGTAG
- a CDS encoding DUF5795 family protein has protein sequence MSENRVVQGRMVTAGKLAELIEGESVMEVDSIEEADEPCPDCGGNALKVVYMPSVTELVTGWKCQDCDWSETDRD, from the coding sequence GTGAGCGAGAACCGCGTCGTTCAGGGGCGAATGGTGACGGCAGGAAAACTCGCGGAACTGATCGAAGGCGAGTCGGTGATGGAGGTCGACTCGATCGAGGAGGCCGACGAGCCGTGTCCGGACTGCGGGGGCAACGCGTTGAAGGTGGTGTACATGCCCTCCGTGACCGAACTCGTTACCGGCTGGAAGTGCCAGGACTGCGACTGGAGCGAGACGGACCGGGACTAG
- a CDS encoding IS6-like element ISNpe4 family transposase, translating into MPKIDRLSGCSDWIDLSFVERERTPQQLMELGIRLHLAGLSLSNTVRELEKFGVERSRKAVHDWVHKCDLQPVDNAKPNHVALDETVIQLDEHRYWLYTAVDPETNKILHIRLYSTTTTALTERFLHELTEKHDLDDAVFLVDGAKHLQTALRRSGLRFRYEKHGNRNAAERVFRDIKRRTSSFSNCFSHAKPSTAESWLQAFAVWHNATN; encoded by the coding sequence ATGCCAAAAATCGACCGCCTCAGCGGGTGTAGCGACTGGATCGATTTGAGTTTTGTGGAGCGAGAGCGGACACCACAACAGCTGATGGAACTCGGTATTCGACTTCATCTTGCTGGTCTCTCGCTTTCGAATACCGTTCGAGAGTTAGAGAAATTTGGTGTCGAACGCAGTCGGAAGGCAGTCCACGATTGGGTTCACAAGTGCGATCTACAGCCGGTAGATAACGCAAAGCCGAATCACGTCGCGCTCGACGAGACGGTGATTCAACTTGATGAACATCGATATTGGCTGTACACTGCGGTCGATCCAGAAACAAACAAGATACTCCATATTCGGCTGTATTCGACGACTACGACCGCATTGACAGAACGGTTCCTGCACGAACTCACTGAGAAACATGACCTCGACGATGCCGTGTTTCTCGTCGATGGAGCAAAACATCTCCAGACTGCACTCCGCCGATCTGGGCTTCGATTTCGATACGAAAAACATGGAAATCGGAACGCTGCTGAACGTGTCTTTCGTGATATAAAACGCCGTACCTCTTCGTTCTCAAATTGTTTTAGTCACGCAAAACCGTCAACCGCAGAATCGTGGCTCCAAGCCTTCGCCGTTTGGCACAATGCTACAAACTAA
- a CDS encoding UbiA family prenyltransferase, whose product MTNPTATRRPSSWASSLAAVARFLVHSNLFISLATVSVVVTTTRLADLPLEALPVFIVFAATMFVYTVNRFTDLAEDEQNVPRRAAFTKRYGRYWLPIGVGLYVVAVAVAIALGLSGAHYLVLPLAVVLLYSVGGIKQVFLVKNLVVGFAWGAIPLGVGYYYGRVFAPEILFLATYVTVMITIAAVVFDVKDIEGDRAEGIPTVPNLFGPARTRQLSLLATAAVAAAVVGGVVSGVVSGEFLAVLAMNAYVCTYIPFATPDRGPLYYGFVVDGEHVFLAAVVLALEWLVW is encoded by the coding sequence GTGACGAATCCCACCGCGACCCGGCGTCCCTCGAGTTGGGCGTCGTCGCTCGCCGCCGTGGCCCGATTCCTGGTCCACAGTAACCTCTTTATCTCGCTGGCGACGGTCAGCGTCGTCGTGACGACGACACGGCTCGCGGACCTGCCCCTCGAGGCGCTGCCGGTCTTCATCGTCTTCGCGGCGACGATGTTCGTCTACACGGTCAACCGGTTTACCGACCTCGCGGAGGACGAGCAAAACGTCCCGCGGCGTGCGGCGTTTACGAAGCGGTACGGCCGGTACTGGCTTCCGATCGGGGTCGGCCTCTACGTCGTCGCGGTCGCGGTTGCCATCGCGCTCGGGCTCTCGGGCGCACACTATCTGGTTCTTCCGCTCGCGGTCGTCCTGTTGTACTCCGTCGGCGGGATCAAGCAGGTCTTCCTGGTGAAGAACCTCGTCGTCGGGTTCGCCTGGGGTGCGATCCCGCTGGGCGTCGGCTACTACTACGGACGGGTGTTTGCCCCCGAGATCCTGTTTCTGGCCACCTACGTGACCGTCATGATCACCATCGCCGCGGTGGTCTTCGATGTGAAAGACATCGAGGGCGACCGCGCCGAAGGGATCCCGACGGTACCGAACCTGTTCGGACCGGCTCGGACGCGCCAGCTGTCGCTGCTGGCGACCGCAGCCGTCGCGGCGGCGGTCGTCGGCGGCGTCGTCAGCGGCGTCGTCTCCGGCGAGTTCCTCGCGGTCCTCGCGATGAACGCCTACGTCTGTACCTACATCCCCTTCGCGACGCCCGATCGGGGTCCCCTCTACTACGGCTTCGTCGTCGACGGCGAACACGTCTTCCTCGCGGCCGTCGTCCTCGCCCTCGAGTGGCTGGTTTGGTGA
- the sucC gene encoding ADP-forming succinate--CoA ligase subunit beta: MKLHEYQAKQVFADAGVPTPDSQLASDVDGVVAAAEEIGYPVAVKAQVQVGGRGKAGGIKLAEDEDEAREAAESILGMDLKGYHVDRVLVEEAVDFVNELYVGITMDRGEGKPVAMVSTKGGVNIEEVAEEDPEAIAREHIDPAFGMHPYQARKAVYDAGVDQSIARDVSSVLTTLYELWDEKDGADAEINPLMVTSDNEVIAADAVMNIDEDALFRQPELAEMEEEAAGGDELEQKADEYGFDYVRLDGNVGIIGNGAGLVMTTLDLVDYYGGEPANFLDVGGGAKAARIANALDMVFSDDNVDSVVFNIFGGITRGDEVARGINEALEQFDEIPKPVVVRLAGTNWEEGMEILNEDLVTVDQTLEGAVQRAVEYADEVNEQ; encoded by the coding sequence ATGAAATTACACGAGTACCAGGCGAAGCAGGTCTTCGCCGATGCCGGGGTACCGACGCCGGACTCGCAGCTCGCGTCCGACGTCGACGGCGTCGTCGCCGCGGCCGAGGAGATCGGCTATCCAGTCGCGGTCAAGGCGCAAGTACAGGTCGGCGGCCGGGGGAAGGCCGGCGGAATCAAACTCGCCGAGGACGAGGACGAGGCCCGCGAGGCTGCCGAGTCTATCCTCGGGATGGACCTGAAGGGCTACCACGTGGACCGCGTTCTCGTCGAGGAAGCGGTCGACTTCGTGAACGAACTCTACGTCGGGATCACGATGGACCGCGGCGAGGGCAAACCAGTCGCGATGGTCTCGACCAAGGGCGGGGTCAACATCGAAGAGGTCGCCGAGGAGGACCCCGAGGCGATCGCCCGCGAACACATCGACCCCGCGTTCGGGATGCATCCCTACCAGGCCCGCAAGGCCGTCTACGACGCCGGCGTCGACCAGTCGATCGCGCGTGACGTCTCGAGCGTCCTGACGACGCTGTACGAACTCTGGGACGAGAAAGACGGCGCCGACGCCGAGATCAACCCGCTGATGGTCACCAGCGATAACGAGGTCATCGCGGCCGACGCCGTGATGAACATCGACGAGGATGCGCTGTTCCGCCAGCCCGAACTCGCCGAGATGGAAGAGGAAGCGGCCGGCGGCGACGAACTCGAGCAGAAGGCCGACGAGTACGGCTTCGACTACGTCCGACTCGACGGCAACGTCGGCATCATCGGCAACGGTGCCGGGCTCGTGATGACGACGCTGGATCTGGTCGACTACTACGGCGGCGAACCCGCCAACTTCCTCGACGTGGGCGGCGGCGCGAAGGCCGCCCGCATCGCGAACGCGCTCGATATGGTCTTCTCCGACGACAACGTCGACTCGGTCGTCTTCAATATCTTCGGCGGCATCACGCGCGGCGACGAGGTCGCCCGCGGGATCAACGAGGCCCTAGAGCAGTTCGACGAGATCCCCAAGCCGGTCGTCGTCCGACTGGCCGGCACCAACTGGGAGGAAGGCATGGAGATTCTGAACGAGGACCTCGTGACGGTCGATCAGACCCTCGAGGGTGCGGTCCAGCGTGCTGTCGAATACGCTGACGAGGTGAACGAACAATGA
- the sucD gene encoding succinate--CoA ligase subunit alpha: MSVLVDDDTRVVVQGITGGEGKFHAEQMMEYGTNVVAGAVPGKGGQEAAGVPVYDTVHEAVEEENADTSVIFVPPAFAGDAVFESLDADLDLAVAITEGIPTQDMARVNKRLSETDTRLIGPNCPGLITPGEAKLGILPGNIFSEGNVGLVSRSGTLTYQVVDSLTNRGIGQTTAIGIGGDPIIGTDFVDALELFENDPDTDAIVMCGEIGGEDEEEAAAFIGENVDTPVAGFIAGRTAPPGKRMGHAGAIVSGSGTGTAESKISALNDAGVPVGDTPEEVADHIEGFLD; the protein is encoded by the coding sequence ATGAGCGTACTAGTCGACGACGACACGCGCGTCGTGGTACAGGGCATCACCGGCGGGGAAGGCAAGTTCCACGCCGAACAGATGATGGAGTACGGCACCAACGTCGTCGCCGGCGCGGTCCCCGGCAAGGGCGGCCAGGAGGCCGCCGGCGTCCCCGTCTACGACACGGTCCACGAAGCGGTCGAGGAGGAGAACGCCGACACCTCGGTCATCTTCGTCCCGCCGGCGTTCGCCGGCGACGCCGTCTTCGAATCGCTCGACGCCGATCTCGACCTCGCGGTCGCGATCACGGAGGGCATCCCGACCCAGGACATGGCGCGAGTCAACAAGCGCCTCTCCGAGACCGACACCCGTCTCATCGGGCCGAACTGTCCCGGCCTCATCACGCCCGGCGAGGCCAAACTCGGCATCCTGCCGGGGAACATCTTCTCCGAGGGGAACGTCGGTCTGGTCTCCCGCTCGGGGACCCTGACCTACCAGGTCGTCGACAGCCTGACCAACCGCGGCATCGGTCAGACCACCGCCATCGGCATCGGCGGCGACCCGATCATCGGCACCGACTTCGTCGACGCCCTCGAACTGTTCGAGAACGACCCCGACACCGACGCCATCGTCATGTGCGGTGAGATCGGTGGCGAAGACGAGGAGGAAGCGGCCGCGTTCATCGGCGAGAACGTCGACACGCCGGTCGCTGGCTTCATCGCCGGCCGCACCGCGCCCCCGGGCAAGCGGATGGGCCACGCCGGCGCGATCGTCTCCGGCTCCGGCACCGGGACCGCCGAGAGCAAGATCTCGGCGCTCAACGACGCCGGCGTCCCCGTCGGTGACACCCCCGAGGAAGTCGCCGACCACATCGAAGGCTTCCTCGACTAA
- a CDS encoding ribulose bisphosphate carboxylase type III, with protein sequence MLVGTTTEIEDDDFLDRAYEPSATDLVCRFRLEPAVGLSMVGYVPS encoded by the coding sequence ATGCTGGTCGGTACCACGACTGAGATCGAGGACGACGACTTCCTCGACCGCGCGTACGAACCGTCGGCGACGGACCTGGTCTGTCGGTTCCGCCTCGAGCCCGCTGTGGGCCTGTCGATGGTCGGCTATGTTCCGTCATAA